Genomic window (Candidatus Vicinibacter proximus):
ACGGACAAGTGGTGTAAAAGAAATACAATTTTTTCATCACCTTGTTTCGGGCGATTACGAATTTTTTCATTTCTACAATCCAATCTTCCATCTTGCTGTAAGGGCCTTCGAACACTTTGGATAAAAAATTTCCGGAAATTCTGGCCATTTCTGATTGGGGCACTTCCTTGGTGACGGAAATGTAAACCTCACTACCCCATAGGGAATTTTCATCCGAAAGCATAAGTGGTACCTCCACCTTTGCACCCGCCTGTTCAATTTTTTCCATATTCCTTTTCATCACTTTTCCATAATTAATTGGAATATGAAAAAAACTGATTACGTGATCCTTCACAAATAATTTGTCAACAAAATTAACCTCTTTCTCATCCCATGGTTCCGGGTTGAATCTTTTGCAACAACCGGTCTCTTCTGATTCACTTAAAATTTTCATATTGGAATATTTAAAATGGATACATCGGCTAAGATGAGAATTCATTTTTATTTTATGAATGACAATTGTTATCAGGGAGTATGACAAGCAACACTTCTAATTATTGTCGATCTTTAATTATTTATTTCCGTATTTCTTTTGCAAGTATTGGATGGAAGCTCTCATAAGACCTTCCAGTTTCAACAAGTCTATATCCGATAATTTATTTACATAAATACAGGCTTTCCCCATTTTGAATTTTCCAAGGCCATTTAATAAATGATTGTGTTCCTCCAGACCTGTGAAAACATAGAGCGATATGGCAGCTTTACGCGGTGAAAATCCAATCAGGGGCGCAATTCCTTCATGCCCGCTGTCATATTTGTAATGATAATTGCCAAATCCAATGATGCTGGGTCCCCACATTTTAGCTTCAAACCCGGAAACATTTTCCATGAGCTTGATCAAGCTTAAACTATCCTTTTGCTTTTGTTCAGTTTCAGCAAATGAATGAATAAATTCAAGCACATTCTGATCGGTTTCTACAGTTCTGTTTTTTGCCATTTTATTGAATATTCATTTTTATAGTCTCACATGCTAACCAAATTTAATAGGTGGTAGTATATTTTTATAAACTTTCAATACCAGCCAACAAATTAAGGCAAAATTGACAATAACAGAGCTCGTTATTTAGTCCGTGAATAATCATGATTTATTTGTCAGACTATTGTTTACCAGGGGCGAAACCTTTGTTCCAATTAATTCAATTGCCTGCAAGAGCTTTTCGTGTGAGAGCCCTGCATCCATCTGAAAGGTAAATCTGGAAATCCCACCAAGAGCTTCACTGTGGCGAAGAATTTTAGCTGCCACTTCTTCCGGATTGCCTACCAGCAATGCGCCTAAAGGTCCGTTTTGGGCATCAAAACCCGTCCTGGTCACGGGAGGAAAACCACGTTCTTTTCCAATTTGGGTAAACATCTCTGCATAACCTGGATAGTAATTTGCAATGGCTTCGTCTGTTTGTTCAGCAACATATCCCAATGAATGTAATCCGACTTTTAACTGAACGGGATCATGACCTGCTTTTTGTCCGGCCTGTTTGTATAAATCAATTAATGGTCTGAACCGATGGGTCTCCCCACCAATGATGGCAACCATCAGCGGCAATCCAAGTTGCCCCGCGCGCACAAAAGAAGCAGGAGTTCCTCCCACACCGAGCCAAATCGGAAGCTTTTCTTGCAACGGACGAGGATAGATTGGTTGATGCTGAAGCGGCGGTCGAAATTTTCCTGACCAGGTAATAAATTCCTGATCGCGTATTTTTAACAGGAGATCTAGTTTCTCCGTAAACAAGGCATCGTAATCATTCAAATTCAAACCAAAAAGTGGAAAGGACTCTATGAAAGACCCTCGACCTGCAACTATTTCGGCTCTTCCGTTCGAGATTAAATCCAAAGTGGCGAAATTTTGAAAAACCCTTACCGGATCAGCTGCACTAAGTACAGTTACTGCACTGGTTAATCGGATTCTTGAAGTGCGGGATGCCGCCGCAGCTAAAATCATGGATGAGGCGGAATCCAAAAATTCTTTCCGATAATGTTCTCCCATTCCAAATATTTCCAGCCCAACTTGATCCGCAAATTCAATTCGTTCGATAAGTTCATTAAGTAATTTTGCAGGATTTGCTTTTGCTTGAGAGGGAGCAGCTGCAAAACTGTCTATGCCAATTTCCATTTCTTAAATTTTGGATTATCTCCAATCAAACCAATGAACATTCAAATGGTTGGAAGTCCTGTAGAATAATCTTCATCAAGAATGAAGGCTATTCTTCTATAAGCATACCCATTTTACCCATTTGATAATCTCGCATAGCCATTAAAATCTCTGTTTCCGAATTCATGACAAAAGGTCCTTGCTGAACTACTTTTTCATTCAGCGGCGCACCGGATAATAAAATATATTGCGAGGCGGTTTTGGAAAAAATTTCTATTTCGCCTGGACTCTGGTCAAATACCAATAAGTTTTCCGCATCCACAATGCCATAACCTCCTATCCGTACAATTCCATGTACGATGTACAATATGGTATTGAATTCTTCTGATGTGTTGATGATTTGATTTCCATCATATAAAGCGTCGCTCCAAATGATTAATAAATCATGAGCAGTAGGTGCCATAGAATGTATATCCTTATGTTTTCCTGCAATTAATTTATTCGTGACCAATTGATCTTCAGAATGGAAAGTAGGTATTTTGTCTGCGGGAAAGTAATGATAGCTTGGTTGCTTCATTTTATTCGAAGCAGGTGTATTGATCCATAACTGGATGATTTCCTGTTGACCGTTATGCTCTGTTAATTCTTGTGAAGGACGTTCACTGTGGATAATTCCCGCACCGGCATTCAACCATTGGACATCTCCTTTGCGTGCAATTTGACTATTGCCCCGACTGTCCCGGTGATGAACTTCCCCATCCACCACAAAGGTAACCGGTGAAAATCCCCTATGTGGATGAGGACCTATTCCCTGATGAAGAGCAGGCGCAAGATTTGTGAAACTAAACTTTCCATGATGCAGCAATAAAAAAGGATCTACCTGCACCACATGCGGATTGGGTAAAGCCTGTTTGATCAATGTTCCGCCCATGTCTACATCTACGGAAGGAAGCAGATATTTCACTTTTTTGTGTACCATTTAGGAAAGAATTATAGAGAAGATTAGAAAGTAATTATTAGAGGAAAACCAATACGAAGTACCTCAAGACTGAACTGAACAAATGCACACAAAAATAGTGAATCCTTAAAGAATGTTTGTTAAAATTAGGTGTGAAATAATTTGATGCATAGATGTTATTATTGAATTAGATATGTTTGGAAAGAAAATATAAATTGAAATATTTTTTCAAGGAGCTAAAAAAAAATGACATTAAGTTTAACGTTTATGAAATTAAGAATTAAAAATTTGTTCTATTAAATTCCAATTCCATAAAACGGAAATACCATATAGGTTTAATCTTTTTATATATGGGCCATAGTCCATTCTGATCTAGTGATTTTCATCCAGTCACAGCAAATGTCCTCCCACATAAATTTCTCTATAAATTTCAAACCACATTTTTCCAGGACTTTGCGGGATGCGACATTTTCTTCATGTACCATGCCGATGATTTCTGAAAGATCCAGTTTGTTAAATCCATAATCCAATGCAGCCATGGCAGCTTCCGTGGCAAATCCTTTGCCCCAGTATTGTGGAAGTATGCGATAACCCACATCGTAGAAACAGGTGTGATTATTTTCATAATCGGTGATGAATTTTAGACCACTCCAACCAATAAAATTACCGGTATTCTTCTCTATTGCCGCCCAACGCCCAATGCCATGATCATTATATTGTAGACGGATGGATCGTATAACCTTTCTGATTTCTTCTATATGTTTAACAGGTGTATTTCCTAGATATTTATGAACCAAAGAATTTGAATCTAATTCAAAGAGAGAATGCTCATCCGTTGGCAATATCTCTCTGTAAACAAGCCGATTTGATTCTGTATAAATTTTCATGATATTTTTTCGATTCTGCAGATTTGACGCATAGTAAAGATTAAATTTATTTCTGGGCCAAGTCTAAGGTAAGCAGATAAATTTTCTGTCTGTCAAAACTCATGGAATTATTTTTCTAAAAGTTACGCTAATGGAAACCACCTTTCAATTAACAGCAAATGGAGAAAACTAAAATTGCACTACTGATGGAATCATACAACCGCGAAGATCAGGTATGTACATTTATTGGATCACCCGGTTTAGTTGCTGCGGATGCAGATAAAATTAAGCAACTGGCATCGAAGCTTTCAAAACCAAATAGAAATATGGTATTCCGTTCTTTACACAACAGAGGAGCTGCAGGTATATTTAACGAAGGGATTTCTGAGCTATGGAGGCTGCAAAGAGTGGTCAAAGGCCATGGCTATTTTCATTTTTATAACAGACCTGATGAAGATTGTCCTCCTGGAAAACAACTGCTCAAAAATCCGGAGCCCAGAATGCCTTCAGAACTCACCTATCACCAATACCATATTCTCAAAAACTACATGAATGCCCTGCATGCCGTGGATATTCCCATAGCCGGCGAGTTAAGGGAAATATATCGGGTAATGATGTCCGGAATAAAATTTTTAAAGCCATCATCAGTGGTATTTTCTTCTGTGGTGACTGGGTATTTATCTCCATAAGCGCCATAATTAATGGTAGAATAAGCCCACCAAATTGCATCCTCTGCGGTAAGAATGTTACTCTCCGGGTCGTGTTCTACCTGTAGAATTGCGAAGGAGGAAAATATAATCTTAAAAGTAGCCACTATGGCAGCAGTTCCAAGGGCACTGTTGGATCTTTTTTGATAAACATGGTTTACCAGATGATGGACGGATTTAAACGCTCTCAGGATTCGAAGCAATCTGATTAATCGGAAGGCTCTCCCGGTCCTCAATACATCTACTGCAGGAATACTTGCAAGAAGATCTATCCAGCCCCACTTCATATACGACAACTTGCTTTTGGCCTTATAAAACCGATAGGAAAAATCAAATAAAAATATCAGGCAAATCATATGATCCAGAAGGTGCAATATTTTGGATATTTCCGGCGGTAATCTTAACATGGTGTCCAGCATCAAAGCAACCAACACATAGATGGACAACAGGATAATCAGGATGTTTAGGAAGCCTAATTTCTCTGTTTTTTCCATTTGTTCTGTTTCCATAAAATTTGAATTAAGTTTTAAACCATGTTAACCAATTTGAATAAGTCAATAAATCATGGTCAAAGGTTTATTGTAAAAATAGTGCTGATTTTATTCTTCCGGCACTTTTGAATGAGGGGAAAATGAATGAAAAGCAATAGGCCAAACCGTAATACCTGTTTTTAGCATTATTTTGATCAAGTTAATCATTGCAAAGAGTTGAAAGCGGGACATTTTGTGAATTTACTGTACCAAAGTCGTAAGTCTATTTGCTGGGACCAATCCTAATCGAATGCTTAAATTTTACGATTTTTTACCCGACATGTTTGAGAATGAAATTTTTTAATAACTGATATTATGCATTATACATATTATTAAAATAAATATTTATATTATAACGATCATTTTACTAAACACTGTTTATTATATTTGCGTTGTTATTTTGACAAGCTGATCAAAATGGGATTTGTGAAAAGGGGTTCATTTAAACAATTGAAGAAAGCAATTGGAAGAATGAAATACTCCCAAAGCAAATGTCTTATTTTTCACAAGTTGCTTTTTAATGACTTAATCACTAACTAATCAAGCTGTACATGGGTATTTCAGAAAGAAAAGAAAGGGAAAAAAGCGAACTTCGGGAGCTGATACTCTTGAAAGCAAAGGAAATTCTGTCCAAAGAAGGCCAGGATCAGTTGTCTATCCGAAAGATCGCCACCGCTGCTGAATATAGCCCCGCAACCATTTACTTATACTTCAAGGATAAGGACGAAATCCTTTTTTCTTTGATGGAAATGGGCTTCACCCTGATGGGTAAGTTCCTGATGGAAGCTATCTCAGAACCGGATCCGGTAAAGCGGATCGCAGCGATTGGAAGAGGCTATGTGCGTTTTGGTATTGACAATCCGGATTGGTACGAATTGATGTTTAATTCCGAAAAGCCAATGAACCACCTGGAGCGTTGTAAAGAGGTCTGGGGACAGGGATTGAGCCTCTTCGAACTGCTGGTATCTACCTGTCAGGAAGTCATCGAAAGCAAAAGAACTAAAGCAGATAATCCACACATCATGGCTCTGCAGCTGTGGAGTAATGTCCATGGTCTGGTAAGTTTAGTGCAATCC
Coding sequences:
- a CDS encoding DUF1801 domain-containing protein, which gives rise to MAKNRTVETDQNVLEFIHSFAETEQKQKDSLSLIKLMENVSGFEAKMWGPSIIGFGNYHYKYDSGHEGIAPLIGFSPRKAAISLYVFTGLEEHNHLLNGLGKFKMGKACIYVNKLSDIDLLKLEGLMRASIQYLQKKYGNK
- a CDS encoding LLM class flavin-dependent oxidoreductase → MEIGIDSFAAAPSQAKANPAKLLNELIERIEFADQVGLEIFGMGEHYRKEFLDSASSMILAAAASRTSRIRLTSAVTVLSAADPVRVFQNFATLDLISNGRAEIVAGRGSFIESFPLFGLNLNDYDALFTEKLDLLLKIRDQEFITWSGKFRPPLQHQPIYPRPLQEKLPIWLGVGGTPASFVRAGQLGLPLMVAIIGGETHRFRPLIDLYKQAGQKAGHDPVQLKVGLHSLGYVAEQTDEAIANYYPGYAEMFTQIGKERGFPPVTRTGFDAQNGPLGALLVGNPEEVAAKILRHSEALGGISRFTFQMDAGLSHEKLLQAIELIGTKVSPLVNNSLTNKS
- a CDS encoding pirin family protein, whose translation is MVHKKVKYLLPSVDVDMGGTLIKQALPNPHVVQVDPFLLLHHGKFSFTNLAPALHQGIGPHPHRGFSPVTFVVDGEVHHRDSRGNSQIARKGDVQWLNAGAGIIHSERPSQELTEHNGQQEIIQLWINTPASNKMKQPSYHYFPADKIPTFHSEDQLVTNKLIAGKHKDIHSMAPTAHDLLIIWSDALYDGNQIINTSEEFNTILYIVHGIVRIGGYGIVDAENLLVFDQSPGEIEIFSKTASQYILLSGAPLNEKVVQQGPFVMNSETEILMAMRDYQMGKMGMLIEE
- a CDS encoding GNAT family N-acetyltransferase, which codes for MKIYTESNRLVYREILPTDEHSLFELDSNSLVHKYLGNTPVKHIEEIRKVIRSIRLQYNDHGIGRWAAIEKNTGNFIGWSGLKFITDYENNHTCFYDVGYRILPQYWGKGFATEAAMAALDYGFNKLDLSEIIGMVHEENVASRKVLEKCGLKFIEKFMWEDICCDWMKITRSEWTMAHI
- a CDS encoding ion transporter; the encoded protein is METEQMEKTEKLGFLNILIILLSIYVLVALMLDTMLRLPPEISKILHLLDHMICLIFLFDFSYRFYKAKSKLSYMKWGWIDLLASIPAVDVLRTGRAFRLIRLLRILRAFKSVHHLVNHVYQKRSNSALGTAAIVATFKIIFSSFAILQVEHDPESNILTAEDAIWWAYSTINYGAYGDKYPVTTEENTTDDGFKNFIPDIITRYISLNSPAMGISTACRAFM
- a CDS encoding TetR/AcrR family transcriptional regulator — its product is MGISERKEREKSELRELILLKAKEILSKEGQDQLSIRKIATAAEYSPATIYLYFKDKDEILFSLMEMGFTLMGKFLMEAISEPDPVKRIAAIGRGYVRFGIDNPDWYELMFNSEKPMNHLERCKEVWGQGLSLFELLVSTCQEVIESKRTKADNPHIMALQLWSNVHGLVSLVQSQRLDIIEQAHPDHLVAATLDHIMNCIFIHE